One window of Salmo salar chromosome ssa11, Ssal_v3.1, whole genome shotgun sequence genomic DNA carries:
- the LOC106592245 gene encoding photoreceptor-specific nuclear receptor-like — protein sequence MMEEHLSNIHPSSSPSESSGSSGTDCDSRGAKSPSPGKALSPALLCKVCGDTSSGKHYGIYACNGCSGFFKRSVRRRLIYRCQAGTGMCPVDKAHRNQCQACRLKKCLQAGMNKDAVQNERQPRSTSQVRLDSIDVDTDKEHLSTTRDPTSSSSSCSVITRPHITSTSISSSSAPPQRCGPPSPQNNHRFMVSLMTAETCAKLEPEDVDENIDVTSNEPERESSDYHMSLYPSSTENVYETSARLLFMSVKWAKNLPVFSNLPFRDQVILLEEAWSELFLLCAIQWSLPLDSCPLLSLPDLSPPTMQSKTSYTSVDLRLLQEVFSRFKALAVDPTEFACLKAIVLFKPETRGLKDPEQVENLQDQSQVMLGQHIRSHYSSQPARFGKLLLLLPSLRFVSSERIELLFFHRTIGNTPMEKLLCDMFKN from the exons ATGATGGAGGAACACCTGTCTAacatccatccttcctcctctccaaGTGAATCTTCAGGGAGCAGTGGCACCGACTGTGACAGCAGAGGAG CAAAGAGTCCATCCCCGGGTAAAGCCCTGAGTCCAGCACTGCTCTGTAAGGTCTGTGGGGACACCAGCAGTGGAAAACACTACGGCATCTACGCCTGTAACGGCTGCAGTGGATTCTTCAAACGCAGCGTCCGACGAAGACTCATATACAG GTGTCAGGCTGGTACGGGCATGTGCCCAGTGGATAAGGCCCATCGTAACCAGTGCCAAGCCTGTCGGCTGAAGAAGTGCCTACAGGCAGGCATGAACAAAGATG CTGTCCAGAACGAGCGCCAGCCCCGCAGCACGTCTCAGGTGCGTCTGGACTCCATCGACGTGGACACAGACAAGGAGCATCTGTCCACCACACGGGATcccacttcctcttcctcttcctgctcAGTGATCACCCGGCCTCACATCACCTCCACCTCAATCAGCTCGTCCTCTGCCCCACCGCAGCGCTGTGGACCTCCCAGCCCACAGAACAACCACCGCTTCATGGTCAGTCTCATGACCGCTGAGACCTGCGCTAAACTGGAGCCTGAGGATG TTGATGAGAACATTGATGTGACCAGTAACGagccagagagggagtcctcAGACTACCACATGTCCCTGTACCCTTCCAGTACAGAGAATGTGTACGAGACGTCAGCCCGGCTTCTCTTTATGTCTGTTAAATGGGCCAAGAACCTGCCAGTGTTCTCCAATCTCCCCTTCAGAGACCAG GTAATCCTGCTGGAGGAGGCATGGTCTGAACTCTTCCTGCTGTGTGCCATCCAGTGGTCTCTCCCCCTGGACAGCTGTCCTCTGCTGTCCCTCCCCGAcctgtccccccccaccatgcaGAGTAAGACATCCTACACCAGCGTGGACCTGCGCCTGCTCCAGGAGGTCTTCAGTAGGTTCAAAGCCCTGGCCGTAGACCCCACTGAGTTTGCCTGCCTCAAGGCCATCGTCCTCTTCAAACCAG AGACCCGAGGTCTGAAGGACCCAGAGCAGGTAGAGAACCTACAGGATCAGTCCCAGGTGATGTTGGGACAACACATCAGATCACATTACTCCAGTCAGCCTGCCAG attTGGGAAGCTCCTCCTGCTGTTGCCCTCTCTGCGTTTCGTCAGCTCTGAGCGGATCGAGCTCCTCTTCTTCCACAGGACCATCGGCAACACCCCCATGGAGAAACTTCTGTGTGACATGTTCAAGAACtaa